One genomic window of Misgurnus anguillicaudatus chromosome 12, ASM2758022v2, whole genome shotgun sequence includes the following:
- the b3gat1b gene encoding galactosylgalactosylxylosylprotein 3-beta-glucuronosyltransferase 1 isoform X2, whose amino-acid sequence MWKRKNILTLILIAFPWTLLVTFWQRHSGNSLFSAQRDDRSASSRAHTQHFRLQESCITQNTKFMEVTRTRCTYSRLPPCSDTLPTLYVITPTYSRPVQKAELTRLSNTLLHVPNLHWLVVEDSARKTALVSNLLGFSGLNYTHLNIETIRNIKVRRSTKGSRIPRGTEQRNLALRWLRTTISPNSGHKGVVYFADDDSTYSLELFEEMRKTRKVSVWPVAFVGGLRYESPKVNSLGKVVGWRTVFDPLRPFAIDMAGFSVNLQLILDTPHAYFKLQGVKGGYQESSLLKDLVTLSDLEPRADNCTKVMVWHTRTERPVLVNEGKKGFTDANVEV is encoded by the exons ATGTGGAAGAGAAAAAACATCCTTACGCTTATATTGATTGCTTTTCCGTGGACTTTGCTTGTCACATTTTGGCAACGACATTCTGGCAACTCTTTGTTTTCAGCTCAGAGGG ATGACAGGTCTGCGAGCAGCAGAGCCCACACACAACACTTCAGACTTCAGGAATCCTGCATCACCCAGAACACTAAATTCATGGAGGTCACCCGGACGAGGTGCACATACAGCCGCCTCCCACCTTGCTCTGACACGCTGCCAACTCTTTACGTAATAACGCCAACCTACAGTAGGCCCGTCCAGAAGGCGGAGTTAACCCGTCTTTCTAACACCCTCCTCCATGTGCCCAACCTTCACTGGTTGGTTGTGGAAGACTCTGCGCGAAAGACGGCTCTGGTGTCGAACCTGCTGGGATTCTCAGGTTTAAATTACACCCACCTGAACATTGAGACAATTCGGAACATCAAAGTACGAAGGTCTACCAAAGGTTCACGGATCCCGCGTGGCACAGAGCAGAGGAACCTTGCTCTTCGCTGGCTCAGGACTACCATCAGCCCAAACTCTGGTCATAAAGGGGTCGTCTACTTTGCAGATGATGACAGTACCTACAGCCTGGAGCTGTTTGAAGAG ATGCGCAAGACTCGCAAAGTATCCGTTTGGCCGGTCGCATTTGTCGGAGGTCTTCGGTATGAATCACCCAAAGTCAACTCTCTGGGTAAAGTGGTCGGTTGGAGGACGGTGTTTGACCCTCTTCGACCTTTCGCAATTGACATGGCAGGGTTTTCTGTGAATCTACAGCTCATTCTCGATACACCTCatgcctactttaagcttcaggGAGTAAAGGGAGGATATCAGGAGAGCAGTCTGTTAAAGGATCTGGTTACTCTGTCTGATCTGGAACCCAGAGCTGACAACTGCACCAAG GTGATGGTTTGGCACACCAGGACGGAAAGACCTGTGCTTGTGAATGAAGGAAAAAAGGGATTTACAGACGCCAATGTGGAAGTATGA
- the slc37a4b gene encoding glucose-6-phosphate exchanger SLC37A4b: MGTAGYGYYRTVIFISMFVGYMLYYFNRKTFSFLMPSVMDEIELDKEELGLIISSQTLAYAISKFISGVLSDRISARWLFSIGLFIVGVINILFSWSSTVMMFTVLWFINGFGQGFGWPPCGKVLRKWFEPSQFGTWWSVLCCSMNMAGSLGPIITTVLVQYYDWRIIMSMSGVICMSVAVVCLLLVKNEPSDVGLPNIEPGAKGKGKKGGPNDESTLKEFLLSPYLWVLSAGYLVVFGVKIACTDWGQLFLMQEKGQTAVMGSSYMSALEVGGFFGSIGAGYLSDRAVAKQGLGTHGNPRHALLLMMMGGMAVSMYLFRVTITPEDPEVAPLWALALHPVSLLTGVSEKELWILILGAAFGFSSYGPIALFGVIASESAPSNFCGTSHAIVALMANVGAFIAGLPFSTIAKRYSWDTAFWVAEIACAATTVCFFFVRNMRTKMGHVPKKMD, translated from the exons ATGGGTACAGCCGGTTATGGATATTACCGCACTGTTATATTCATCTCAATGTTTGTTGGCTACATGCTGTATTACTTCAACCGAAAGACTTTCTCCTTTCTGATGCCATCGGTGATGGATGAGATAGAGCTGGATAAGGAAGAGCTTG GTTTGATCATCAGCAGTCAGACTCTCGCCTACGCTATCAGTAAGTTTATCAGCGGCGTGCTTTCAGACCGGATCAGCGCACGATGGCTCTTCTCCATCGGGCTTTTCATTGTGGGCGTCATAAACATCTTATTCTCCTGGTCCTCTACTGTGATGATGTTTACCGTGTTGTGGTTCATTAATGGATTCGGTCAGGGTTTCGGCTGGCCGCCGTGTGGAAAAGTGCTTCGGAAG TGGTTTGAACCTTCTCAGTTTGGGACGTGGTGGTCCGTCCTGTGCTGCAGTATGAACATGGCAGGTAGTTTAGGACCCATCATCACTACGGTGTTGGTTCAGTACTATGACTGGAGAATCATCATGTCCATGTCAGGGGTCATCTGCATGAGCGTTGCAGTCGTGTGTCTTCTGCTGGTGAAAAACGAACCCAGTGATGTTGGGCTGCCCAACATTGAACCTGGAGCTAAGGGCAAAGGGAAGAAGGGAG GCCCTAATGATGAAAGTACCTTAAAAGAGTTCCTGCTGTCTCCTTACCTCTGGGTGCTGTCTGCGGGCTACCTGGTCGTGTTTGGGGTAAAGATCGCCTGCACTGACTGGGGTCAGCTCTTCCTTATGCAGGAGAAAGGCCAAACTGCTGTGATGG GCAGTTCGTACATGAGCGCATTGGAAGTCGGTGGGTTTTTTGGCAGCATTGGAGCCGGTTATCTGTCTGACAGGGCTGTTGCAAAG CAAGGGCTGGGTACCCACGGGAATCCTCGCCATGCGCTCCTCCTGATGATGATGGGAGGCATGGCCGTCTCCATGTACCTCTTCCGGGTCACCATAACACCAGAAGACCCAGAG gtGGCACCACTGTGGGCTTTGGCTCTTCACCCTGTTTCACTTCTCACTGGTGTGTCGGAGAAAGAG CTCTGGATTTTGATTCTTGGTGCTGCGTTTGGATTTTCCTCATATGGACCAATTGCCTTGTTTGGAGTGATAGCGAGTGAGAGCGCCCCCTCCAATTTCTGTGGGACATCTCATGCCATCGTAGCTCTCATGGCAAACG ttggtGCATTTATTGCTGGCTTGCcattcagcaccatcgccaaACGCTACAGCTGGGACACGGCATTCTGGGTAGCAGAGATCGCCTGTGCTGCAACAACAGTTTGCTTCTTCTTTGTGCGCAACATGCGCACGAAAATGGGGCATGTGCCTAAAAAGATGGACTAA
- the b3gat1b gene encoding galactosylgalactosylxylosylprotein 3-beta-glucuronosyltransferase 1 isoform X1, giving the protein MQGCENLGVGFFSLIKRRKKIFSNITCLVFVFITDLTVEMWKRKNILTLILIAFPWTLLVTFWQRHSGNSLFSAQRDDRSASSRAHTQHFRLQESCITQNTKFMEVTRTRCTYSRLPPCSDTLPTLYVITPTYSRPVQKAELTRLSNTLLHVPNLHWLVVEDSARKTALVSNLLGFSGLNYTHLNIETIRNIKVRRSTKGSRIPRGTEQRNLALRWLRTTISPNSGHKGVVYFADDDSTYSLELFEEMRKTRKVSVWPVAFVGGLRYESPKVNSLGKVVGWRTVFDPLRPFAIDMAGFSVNLQLILDTPHAYFKLQGVKGGYQESSLLKDLVTLSDLEPRADNCTKVMVWHTRTERPVLVNEGKKGFTDANVEV; this is encoded by the exons ATGCAGGGATGTGAAAATCTAGGAGTAGGTTTTTTTAGTCTCATCAAGAGAAGGAAGAAGATTTTTAGTAATATTACTTGTTTGGTTTTTGTCTTCATTACAGATCTGACAGTGGAAATGTGGAAGAGAAAAAACATCCTTACGCTTATATTGATTGCTTTTCCGTGGACTTTGCTTGTCACATTTTGGCAACGACATTCTGGCAACTCTTTGTTTTCAGCTCAGAGGG ATGACAGGTCTGCGAGCAGCAGAGCCCACACACAACACTTCAGACTTCAGGAATCCTGCATCACCCAGAACACTAAATTCATGGAGGTCACCCGGACGAGGTGCACATACAGCCGCCTCCCACCTTGCTCTGACACGCTGCCAACTCTTTACGTAATAACGCCAACCTACAGTAGGCCCGTCCAGAAGGCGGAGTTAACCCGTCTTTCTAACACCCTCCTCCATGTGCCCAACCTTCACTGGTTGGTTGTGGAAGACTCTGCGCGAAAGACGGCTCTGGTGTCGAACCTGCTGGGATTCTCAGGTTTAAATTACACCCACCTGAACATTGAGACAATTCGGAACATCAAAGTACGAAGGTCTACCAAAGGTTCACGGATCCCGCGTGGCACAGAGCAGAGGAACCTTGCTCTTCGCTGGCTCAGGACTACCATCAGCCCAAACTCTGGTCATAAAGGGGTCGTCTACTTTGCAGATGATGACAGTACCTACAGCCTGGAGCTGTTTGAAGAG ATGCGCAAGACTCGCAAAGTATCCGTTTGGCCGGTCGCATTTGTCGGAGGTCTTCGGTATGAATCACCCAAAGTCAACTCTCTGGGTAAAGTGGTCGGTTGGAGGACGGTGTTTGACCCTCTTCGACCTTTCGCAATTGACATGGCAGGGTTTTCTGTGAATCTACAGCTCATTCTCGATACACCTCatgcctactttaagcttcaggGAGTAAAGGGAGGATATCAGGAGAGCAGTCTGTTAAAGGATCTGGTTACTCTGTCTGATCTGGAACCCAGAGCTGACAACTGCACCAAG GTGATGGTTTGGCACACCAGGACGGAAAGACCTGTGCTTGTGAATGAAGGAAAAAAGGGATTTACAGACGCCAATGTGGAAGTATGA